From the genome of Geminicoccaceae bacterium:
ATGCGGGGCTTGCCATCAAGAATCGAGCCGCGAACGATTTCCTGCTCGAGATGCTTGAATTCGCCGGCGACAACCAGTTTCTGGTCGACATCCGCGTCTTCGGCCATGAAAGCGGTCATCGCCTGGTCGCGCACGACGGCCACCTTCGCGGTGCGTTCCTGCTTGACCCGCTCCGCGTAAGCTTCACGCAACGGCGTCTCGAAACGCTCCTTCATCTGGCCGTAAAGGACGCTGTTATCGACCTCCTTCAGATCCCAGGGCTCCTTGGCACAGGCCTTGGCCAGCTCGATGATGAGATCGATGGCGGGCTGGAAACCCCGATGGCCGAACATGACGGCCTTGAGCATGGTATCCTCGGAAAGCTCATGGGCTTCCGATTCAACCATCATCACGGCGTCCCGGGTACCTGCGACCACCAGATCGAGCTTGCTTTCCTTGACCTGCTCGATCGTCGGATTGAGGATGAAGGCGCCATCGACATACCCGACCCGCGCCCCGCCGATGGGACCGAGAAAGGGAACACCGCTGATCGTCAAGGCTGCACTGGTGGCAATCATCGACAACACGTCAGGATCGGTCTCGCCATCATGGGCGAGCACCGTGACGATGACCTGCGTCTCGTTCTTGAAACTTGACGGAAAGAGGGGGCGGATCGGCCGATCGATCAGGCGTGATGTCAGCGTCTCCTTCTCCGAGGGACGTCCCTCGCGCTTGAAGAAGCCACCTGGAATCTTGCCTGCAGCGAATGTCTTTTCCTGATAATTGACGGTTAGCGGGAAGAAATCCTGGCCCGGCTTGACAGACCGCGCGGCTGTCGCCGTGGCCAGGACAACCGTCTCGCCGAGCGTGGCGAGAACCGCACCGTCCGCCTGTCGGGCGATACGGCCGCTCTCGAGCCTGAGCGGCTTGCCGCCCCACTCGGTCTCTTTCACGGTGACTTGAAACATGGAATTTGCCTTTCATGGACCTGCCGGACGGCAGGCGGCGGACCCGCGTGATTACGGGTCCGCACGATCTGCCGGATCAGCGACGCAGGCCGAGCTTGCCGATCAACTCCTGGTAACGTGCGGCATTGTTCCGCTTGACATAGTCCAGAAGCCGGCGTCGCTGGCCGACCATCATCAACAGACCACGGCGCGAAGCGAAATCCTTCTGGTGCGTCTTGAGATGTTCCGTGAGATTGGTGATGCGCTCGGACAGGATGGCCACCTGCACCTCGGGCGATCCGGTATCGCCTTCCTTGGTGGCATATTCCTTGATGACTTCTATCTTGCGCTCGGGCGTAATCGACATCGGATTCCTCCTCCAGATGAGACTTTCTCACCTTCACTGGGGGTTGAATACGCGGAGCGGACTGAGTTCCGCACCATGCAGCCGTGCCAGAGCGACGACCTCGCCTCCCTGCAACGCCTGAATGGTAACACCTTCCTCGTCATCGCCGATATCATGGTTTTCGGGAAGACCCTGAACCAGACGCGGGGAGATGACGATGGATTGTCCGGAACGCAATCGCACCGCTTGCGGTTCCGTGAGGGCAAACGCCGGGATGTCGGCCAGCGCCGTCCTCATCGAAACCAGAACCTGGGAAAGGCTGTCATCCGTGACAACCTGCTTGAGCGTATCGAGCGTGATGGCCTCGGCCTCATCGAATGCCCCCACACACAATCGCCGAAGCTCGCTCACATGAGCTTCGCAACCGAGTAACTCGCCAAGGTCACGCGCCAGGGCACGGACATAAGCCCCCTTGCCACACGTCACCTCGAAGACCGCATGATCCCTGTCCGGACGCCCGACCATCTCATAGGCGTCAATGCGGATCGGGCGGGGTTCGAGCTCGACCTTTTCCCCGCGCCGGGCGATATCGTAGGCCCGCTCGCCCTGGATCTTCACCGCCGCATAGACAGGCGGCCGCTGCAGGATGTCACCGACAAAATCGACCAGTGCTTCACGAATGGCTTCATCGCCGGGGCGGTCATCGCTGGTCGCGACCACCTCGCCCTCGGAATCGTCCGTATCGCGCCGCTCACCGAAACGCATCGTGAAACGATAGCGCTTGACCGATTCCATGACATACGAAACCGTCTTCGTCGCATCTCCCATGGCGATCGGCAACACTCCCGTCGCCAAGGGATCGAGTGTACCGCCATGACCGACCTTGGCAGCGCGAGTCATGGCCTTGACCACGTTCACGACATGCGTGGAGGTCATGCCCGCTGGTTTGTCAATCACCAGCCACCCGTTTATCGGGCGGCCCCTTGAACGCCGTCTTGCCATACCTTCACTTCAACTTTCGCGTCGGTCGCGACCGAGTCCTTCATCGAGCAGTTGCTCGATCCGATCGACACGATCAAGCGTATCGTCGGCAAGAAACCGGAGCTTCGGCGCATATTTGAGATTGATCCTGCGCGCCACCATACCACCGAAGCGGCCGGCCTCGCGTTTGAGCAACTCAAGCACATCGGAGGCAATACCCGAATGCCCCAGCTGACTGATAAACACGGTAGCCTGACGCAGGTCGGGAGACATGCGCACTTCGAGAACCGTCAACTGCGCATCCTGAAGCCGGGTATCATGAACCTCGCCACGGACGAGGCTCTCAGCCAGCACATGCCTGACCTGTTCCCCCACCTTCAGCTGCCGCTGCGATGGCTGCCCCTTTCCTTGCCGGCTGTCGTTCCGGCCCGCCGGGGGGCGGCTAGAGCGTGCGGGCAACTTCCTGCACCTCATAGGCCTCGATCACGTCACCCTGCCGGATGTCGTTGTAGCCCTCAATCGACATGCCGCACTCGAAACCCTGGCGAACCTCTCGCACGTCATCCTTGAAGCGCTTGAGCGAACCGAGCTCACCATCATAGATGACAACATCGTCGCGAAGCAGCCTTGCTCGCGCACTGCGTTTCATCAGACCATCGATCACCATGCAACCGGCGATCTTCCCGACGCGGGAAATGCTGAATACTTCGCGAATTTCGGAATGGCCGAGGATGACCTCGCGTGCTTCCGGCGCAAGCATGCCGGAGAGGACCGCCTTCATCTCGTCGAGCAACTCGTAGATGATCGAATAATAGCGGATCTCCAGCCCTTCGCGACGAGCCAGTTCGCGGGCCTGCGCATTGGCGCGGACATTGAAACCCACGACCAGAGCGCCTGAAGCCTGTGCCAGCGTGATATCACTTTCGGTGATGCCGCCAACGGCACCGAACAGGACGCGAACCTTCGCCTCATCGGTCCCGATCTTGTCGAGACCGGCCTGGATAGCCTCCAGCGAACCATGCACGTCCGACTTGATCACGACCGGCAATTCCTGGATCTCACCGGCCTTCAACTGGTTGAACATATCCTCCAGTGTCGCCTTGCCACCCGTGGCGGCAATCTGCTGACCACGCCGCTTGCGCTGGCGATAATCGACAATCTCGCGGGCCTTGCGTTCGTTGTCCACGACCGACATGACATCGCCGGCTTCAGGAACACCATCAAGGCCGAGGATTTCCACCGGCATCGATGGTCCCGCCTCCTTGACGTTCCGGCCATGATCATCGACCAGCGCACGAACACGACCCCACTGAGCACCGGCCACGACAATATCACCGACCCGTAACGTACCCTTCTGGACCAGAACGGTAGCGACCACGCCACGACCGCGATCAAGACGCGCCTCAATAATGAAGCCCTGGGCCTCGCGATCCGGATTGGCCTTGAGTTCCAGCAATTCCGCCTGAAGCTGGATGGCCTCGATCAACTTGTCGAGGTTCTGCTTCTTCGTGGCACTCACTTCCACGGCCTGCACATCACCGCCAAAATCCTCGACGACGATATCGTGACTGAGCAGTTCCTGCTTGACCCGCGACGGATCCGCATCCGGAAGGTCGCATTTGTTGACCGCCACGACGACTGGAACACCCGCCGCCTTGGCGTGACTGATCGCCTCGATCGTCTGCGGCATGACACCATCGTCGGCCGCAACCACCAATACCACGATGTCCGTCACCGACGCACCGCGAGCACGCATCGCCGTGAACGCGGCGTGACCGGGAGTATCGATGAAGGCAACCGGCGTACCGTGACCGATATCCACCTGGTAGGCACCGATGTGCTGGGTGATGCCACCCGCCTCGCCGCTGACCACATTGCTCTTGCGCAACGCATCGAGGAGCGACGTCTTTCCATGATCGACATGGCCCATTACCGTGACCACCGGCGGACGCGGCTTCAGGTCGCTGTCGTGGTCCTCGGCACCTTCGACACCGACCTCGACATCCGATTCGCTGACTCGCTTGGGCGTATGACCGAACTCCGAAACAACAATCTCCGCCGTATCGGCGTCAATGGACTGGTTGATCGTCGCAAGGACACCATTACGCATCAGCACCTTGACCACTTCCGCACCGCGAATTGCCATCCGCGCCGCAAGTTCCTGCACCGTGATGGTCTCGGGAATTACAACTTCACGGACCTGGGGCTCGTTGCTCGCCACTTTCGCCAGACGCTCGCGCTCACGCTGCCGCTTGAGCTTGGCAAGGCTGGGACCACGCACGGGCTCATCGTCGTCAGCACCCAGCGTCAGCTTGGAACCTCGCCGGTTGTCACGCTTGGCGGCACCACGCCCGGGCTTGCCCCGCCCACGTTCATCATCATCACCTTCGGCGCGACGCGTGGACTTGGCCGGACGCTTGGCACTATCGGGGCGCGGTGCGGCCACGTCCTCACCGGAAACCACAGCCGGCTCATCGGCAACAACGACCTGATCCGCGGTGGCATCAGCCTGAACCTCTGCCTGCCGAGCCTTTTCGGTCTCCTCGGCGGCCTTGCGCTTGGCCTCTTCCTCGGCCAGCAGTCTCGCCGCCTGCTCTTCGGCCTTGCGCCGGGCATCTTCCTCTTCCTGACGACGTGCAGCTTCCTGCTCCTTGCGCAAGGCTGCGGCCGCCTCCTCCTCCTTGCGCCGGGCCAGCTCCTCGGCAGCACGGCGAGCATTCTCCTCCGCCCGCTTACGCGCTTCTTCCTCGTTCTTGCGCGCCTCGCTCAACGCCTTGAGCCGGACCTTCTTTTCCTCATCGGTCAGCGGCTTGAGGACCACCGGGCCGCGACCGGACTTGCCGCCTTGGTCCTGACGCGCCGAACGCCGGACTTCGCGCTCATCGCCCGCCCTTTCACCGCCACCCTTGCCGCCCCCGACGGCCGGCTTGCGCATCGAGCCGCCTGTGCCCGTACCGATCCGCCGTTTCTTCACCTCGACAGCGACCGGCTTGCTCCGCCCATGGCTGAAGCTCTGCCGGACAGTACCCTGTTCCACAGTCGTCTTGAGTTCGAGCTTGCCACCACCCGAGCGGTTCAACTCGATCCGGCCGCCACGATCCTGCCCCTTCGCGTCACTCATTGCGTCCGTGACTTCCCTTCCTTTGACGGCATTGCTCGCCTCGCAATGCCCACGTATCCGGTATGACCATCTCTACATCGCGAAAGCCTCGCAGCTTGCGCACGAGCGCGACCAACCTCATGGCAATCGCGCCTTCTTCCATCCATGCATAAACCAGCTCGTCACGCCCTACCTGACGACCGATCTCCTGCCGGGCAAATGCCTCGATGACGATACTGCCGTCACCAATCTGACGAAGCTTACGGGCGTCGCCGGCCGCATCCACGGACATGATCAACACACCGCGCACAGCCGACGAAAGTGCTGGCCGCACCTGATCAAAACCAATGACCAGCTGTCCGGCACGTCGCGCCAACGAAAGCTGTTGCAGGCAGGCCTGCACCAGCAAGCGCTCGACGAGATCGGCCAACCCGCCATCAGCAATGGCCTTGCGACGCAACTCACGTGCGAAAAGATTCTTTCTCGTCGCCAGCATCACCGCATCGCGAGATGCCTCCAGCCAGACACCGCGCCCGGGCAACTTTCCCGCAACATCGGGTACAATACGCCCTTCCGTGTCGGCAACATAGCGGATCATGTCACGCGCGGGCACCCGTTCCCGATTCATCGCATTGCGACGAATCGGCCCGGAAACCTCCGCGGGTATGGCATCCATGATCGTCAGGAGCGTTCCTCTCCGGTTTCAGGTTCGACAGCAATGCTATCCTCTCCACCTTCGTTGGAAGGCTCGACTTCAGGATTATCGCCTTCGCGCTCAGGTTCGATCCACCCCAACTTCACCCTGGCGGCGAGAATGATCGCGCCCGCCTCCTCGCTGTCGACATCGACCTCGGGCAAAAGCTCGATGAACTCGTCGCCGGATAGATCGGCGAGATCCTCAAGCGTCTTTACACCCTGCTTGGCCAGATCGACCACAGTAGCCA
Proteins encoded in this window:
- the infB gene encoding translation initiation factor IF-2; protein product: MSDAKGQDRGGRIELNRSGGGKLELKTTVEQGTVRQSFSHGRSKPVAVEVKKRRIGTGTGGSMRKPAVGGGKGGGERAGDEREVRRSARQDQGGKSGRGPVVLKPLTDEEKKVRLKALSEARKNEEEARKRAEENARRAAEELARRKEEEAAAALRKEQEAARRQEEEDARRKAEEQAARLLAEEEAKRKAAEETEKARQAEVQADATADQVVVADEPAVVSGEDVAAPRPDSAKRPAKSTRRAEGDDDERGRGKPGRGAAKRDNRRGSKLTLGADDDEPVRGPSLAKLKRQRERERLAKVASNEPQVREVVIPETITVQELAARMAIRGAEVVKVLMRNGVLATINQSIDADTAEIVVSEFGHTPKRVSESDVEVGVEGAEDHDSDLKPRPPVVTVMGHVDHGKTSLLDALRKSNVVSGEAGGITQHIGAYQVDIGHGTPVAFIDTPGHAAFTAMRARGASVTDIVVLVVAADDGVMPQTIEAISHAKAAGVPVVVAVNKCDLPDADPSRVKQELLSHDIVVEDFGGDVQAVEVSATKKQNLDKLIEAIQLQAELLELKANPDREAQGFIIEARLDRGRGVVATVLVQKGTLRVGDIVVAGAQWGRVRALVDDHGRNVKEAGPSMPVEILGLDGVPEAGDVMSVVDNERKAREIVDYRQRKRRGQQIAATGGKATLEDMFNQLKAGEIQELPVVIKSDVHGSLEAIQAGLDKIGTDEAKVRVLFGAVGGITESDITLAQASGALVVGFNVRANAQARELARREGLEIRYYSIIYELLDEMKAVLSGMLAPEAREVILGHSEIREVFSISRVGKIAGCMVIDGLMKRSARARLLRDDVVIYDGELGSLKRFKDDVREVRQGFECGMSIEGYNDIRQGDVIEAYEVQEVARTL
- the rpsO gene encoding 30S ribosomal protein S15 translates to MSITPERKIEVIKEYATKEGDTGSPEVQVAILSERITNLTEHLKTHQKDFASRRGLLMMVGQRRRLLDYVKRNNAARYQELIGKLGLRR
- the rbfA gene encoding 30S ribosome-binding factor RbfA; this encodes MRCRKLPARSSRPPAGRNDSRQGKGQPSQRQLKVGEQVRHVLAESLVRGEVHDTRLQDAQLTVLEVRMSPDLRQATVFISQLGHSGIASDVLELLKREAGRFGGMVARRINLKYAPKLRFLADDTLDRVDRIEQLLDEGLGRDRRES
- the truB gene encoding tRNA pseudouridine(55) synthase TruB, which encodes MARRRSRGRPINGWLVIDKPAGMTSTHVVNVVKAMTRAAKVGHGGTLDPLATGVLPIAMGDATKTVSYVMESVKRYRFTMRFGERRDTDDSEGEVVATSDDRPGDEAIREALVDFVGDILQRPPVYAAVKIQGERAYDIARRGEKVELEPRPIRIDAYEMVGRPDRDHAVFEVTCGKGAYVRALARDLGELLGCEAHVSELRRLCVGAFDEAEAITLDTLKQVVTDDSLSQVLVSMRTALADIPAFALTEPQAVRLRSGQSIVISPRLVQGLPENHDIGDDEEGVTIQALQGGEVVALARLHGAELSPLRVFNPQ
- a CDS encoding DUF448 domain-containing protein, producing the protein MDAIPAEVSGPIRRNAMNRERVPARDMIRYVADTEGRIVPDVAGKLPGRGVWLEASRDAVMLATRKNLFARELRRKAIADGGLADLVERLLVQACLQQLSLARRAGQLVIGFDQVRPALSSAVRGVLIMSVDAAGDARKLRQIGDGSIVIEAFARQEIGRQVGRDELVYAWMEEGAIAMRLVALVRKLRGFRDVEMVIPDTWALRGEQCRQRKGSHGRNE